One Campylobacter concisus DNA segment encodes these proteins:
- a CDS encoding AAA family ATPase, with protein sequence MIVSICNEKGGSGKSTLATNIAINQGIVKGEPLLLVDTDPQKSIATFLNIRNEENHPKAFDFAYKYGEELKVFLQDNKTKRDIVIDTGGRDSREMRIAIALSDIVIIPTIPSQFDVSVLDKMVNIIKMAKEQNTNLQTYIVINRASTNPFLAKKVESLKNFIKEIQEDYIKLAETIIFERERYKIATQLGLSVVEMNDGNKTEQEIKNLCSEIF encoded by the coding sequence ATGATTGTTTCTATATGTAATGAAAAAGGCGGAAGCGGTAAAAGCACCTTAGCTACTAATATAGCGATAAACCAAGGCATAGTAAAAGGCGAACCACTATTATTGGTCGATACAGACCCACAGAAGTCAATAGCTACATTTTTAAACATACGAAACGAAGAAAATCACCCAAAAGCATTTGACTTTGCATATAAATACGGCGAAGAACTAAAAGTATTCCTGCAGGACAACAAAACAAAAAGGGATATAGTAATCGATACAGGCGGACGAGATAGTCGAGAAATGAGAATAGCGATAGCACTAAGCGATATTGTTATAATTCCGACAATACCAAGCCAGTTTGACGTCAGCGTCCTTGATAAAATGGTAAATATAATCAAGATGGCAAAGGAACAAAACACTAATCTGCAAACATATATTGTGATCAATAGAGCGTCCACAAATCCATTTTTAGCCAAAAAAGTAGAAAGTCTCAAGAATTTTATAAAAGAAATTCAAGAAGACTATATAAAACTAGCAGAAACAATTATATTTGAAAGAGAGCGATATAAAATTGCGACCCAGCTAGGACTGAGCGTAGTTGAAATGAACGACGGCAACAAAACTGAACAAGAAATCAAAAATTTATGCAGTGAGATATTTTAA